Proteins from one Ammospiza nelsoni isolate bAmmNel1 chromosome 18, bAmmNel1.pri, whole genome shotgun sequence genomic window:
- the PIWIL1 gene encoding piwi-like protein 1, producing the protein MSLRDRGGRRRDFHDLGVNTRQAMVHVQESKTGFSGKMIKLTTNHFRLTSRPQWALYQYHVGYSPEMEARRLRSALLFQHEETIGKTHAFDGSILFLPKKLENKVTELFSRTRNGEDVKITVTLTNELPPTSPTCLQFYNIIFRRLLKMLNLQQIGRNYYNPSDPVSIPNHRLMVWLGFTSSILQYEENIMLCADVSHKVLRGETVLDTMHSLHSQVGEERFRDACAKELIGLIVLTKYNNRTYRIDDIDWDNNPKSTFRKSDGSEMSFVEYYKKQYNIEISDWMQPVLISQMKRKRGNIQGTVALIPELCSLTGLTDKMRNDFNMMKDLAIHTRLPPEQRQRELGRLLNYIQKDDNVQKELRNWGLSFDNKSVSFTGRIVQGEKIFQSGAMFDYNPQFADWTKETRGVPLIRSMPMDSWLLIYTRRNYDVANTLLQSLFKVTPSMGIHMNRPSMIEVDDRTEAYLRVLQQRITPDINIVVCILSSSRKDKYDAIKKYLCTDCPIPSQCVLARTLSKPQTIMTVATKIALQMNCKMGGELWSVEIPLKQVMIVGIDCYHDTVSGKQSIAGFVASLNQSVTRWFSRCVVQSRGQELVDGIKTCLQSALRNWSKWNKSLPSRIFVYRDGVGDGQLNTLVNYEVPQFLDCLKSIGTDYSPRLTVIVVKKRVGARFFAEIGGGLKNPPPGTVVDTVVTRPEWYDFFVVSQTVKNGCVAPTHYNVIYDTSQLKPDHVQRLTYKLCHMYYNWSGIIRVPAPCQYAHKLAFLVGQSIHREPSMTLSDRLYYL; encoded by the exons ATGTCTTTAAGAGATAGGGGTGGACGTCGCAGAGATTTCCATGACCTTGGGGTAAACACTCGGCAAGCCATGGTGCACGTTCAAGAATCCAAAACTG gtttttcaggaaaaatgaTCAAGCTGACCACCAACCACTTCCGGCTGACGTCGCGCCCGCAGTGGGCGCTGTACCAGTACCACGTGGGCTACAGCCCCGAGATGGAGGCGCGGCGCCTGCGCTCCGCCCTGCTCTTCCAGCACGAGGAGACCATCGGCAAGACCCATGCCTTTGATGGCTCCATACTGTTCCTGCCAAAGAAGCTCGAGAACAAG GTTACTGAGCTGTTCAGTAGGACTCGAAATGGGGAAGATGTGAAGATAACAGTCACGCTCACTAATGAGTTGCCACCCACTTCCCCTACTTGTCTGCAGTTTTACAACATCATTTTTAGAAG gCTTTTGAAGATGCTGAATTTGCAGCAGATTGGACGTAATTATTACAACCCCAGCGATCCAGTCAGCATCCCTAACCACAG GCTGATGGTGTGGCTGGGCTTCACAAGTTCCATCCTGCAGTATGAGGAGAACATCATGCTGTGTGCAGATGTGAGCCATAAGGTTCTCCGTGGGGAGACAGTGCTGGATACTATGCACAGCCTTCACTCCCAGGTTGGAGAGGAGAGATTTAGAGATGCCTGTGCTAAAGAGCTGATTGGTTTAATTGTTCTCACAAA GTACAATAACAGAACATACAGAATTGATGACATCGACTGGGATAACAATCCAAAGAGTACCTTCAGAAAATCAGATGGTTCTGAGATGAGCTTTGTGGAGTACTACAAAAAG CAATATAACATAGAAATTAGTGATTGGATGCAGCCTGTTCTGATCAGTcagatgaagaggaagagagGGAACATACAAGGAACTGTGGCTCTGAttccagagctgtgctccctAACAG GACTGACTGACAAGATGCGCAACGATTTCAACATGATGAAGGACTTGGCCATCCACACACGGCTGCCGCCTGAGCAGAGGCAGCGCGAGCTGGGCAGGCTTCTGAACTACATCCAAAA AGATGACAATGTTCAGAAGGAGCTCCGAAACTGGGGTCTAAGCTTTGATAATAAATCAGTGTCCTTTACAGGAAGAATTGTTCAAGGAGAAAAGATCTTTCAATCAGGAGCCATG TTCGACTACAACCCTCAGTTTGCCGACTGGACCAAGGAGACGCGTGGCGTGCCCCTGATCCGCTCCATGCCCATGGACAGCTGGCTGCTCATCTACACCCGCCGCAACTACGACGTGGCCAAcaccctgctgcagagcctctTCAAGGTCACCCCCTCCATGGGCATCCACATGAACAGGCCAAGCAT gattGAAGTAGATGATAGAACAGAAGCATATTTAAGGGTTTTACAGCAAAGGATTACCCCTGACATAAACATA gTAGTTTGTATTTTGTCCAGCTCCCGAAAGGATAAATACGATGCCATCAAGAAGTACCTGTGCACAgactgccccatccccagccagTGTGTGCTGGCTCGCACTTTGAGTAAACCGCAGACTATCATGACGGTAGCAACAAAAATTGCCTTGCAAATGAACTGTAAAATGGGTGGAGAGCTCTGGAGTGTTGAGATCCCT CTGAAGCAGGTGATGATTGTGGGCATCGATTGTTACCATGACACCGTCTCTGGGAAGCAGTCCATCGCGGGCTTCGTGGCCAGCCTCAATCAGTCAGTCACACG GTGGTTCTCCCGCTGCGTTGTTCAAAGTCGTGGGCAAGAACTTGTGGATGGAATCAAAACCTGCTTGCAAA GTGCTCTGAGGAACTGGTCTAAGTGGAATAAGTCTTTGCCCTCTCGTATTTTTGTGTATCGTGATGGCGTTGGAGATGGACAACTCAATACTTTGGTTAATTATGAAGTGCCTCAATTTCTGGATTGCTTGAAGAGTATTGGTACTGACTACAG cCCAAGACTCACTGTGATTGTGGTGAAGAAACGAGTGGGTGCCAGGTTCTTTGCAGAGATTGGGGGAGGACTCAAAAACCCACCCCCAGGGACTGTTGTTGATACAGTGGTGACCAGACCAGAGTG GTATGATTTCTTTGTGGTGAGCCAGACGGTGAAGAATGGCTGCGTGGCACCCACCCACTACAACGTGATCTACGACACCAGCCAGCTGAAACCCGACCACGTGCAGCGCCTCACCTACAAGCTGTGCCACATGTACTACAACTGGTCG GGTATTATCAGAGTACCTGCTCCTTGCCAGTACGCTCACAAATTGGCTTTCCTTGTGGGTCAGAGTATTCACAGAGAGCCAAGCATGACGCTTTCAGACAGACTGTACTACCTTTGA